The nucleotide window GTGAGAGAAAGAACGAGGTGAAGGTTAGTCGCATCAAGGATGCTGCTGTTCTAGGTCAAGCTAAGTCAACGGCATAAGAGATTTTAGTCAAATTAACATGTGAACATATTGCACAATAGTAGTAGTATAAATTGCAGTAGTAAGCATGCAAGGAAACAAAACATGGGACAAATATTGATAGCAACAAAATAACCAGGATATGACAATAGCAGTAGTATAGATTGTAGTGACAaaagcacaagcatgcaaacatGCATCTCATCCCAACCTAAATACAACTGTAAAGCAAATACAACTCTGCTTTCAAACTATTCATTTTGAACATCTCTTGTGACAGGAACTCAGCTAGTTCAAGACTAATAAAAGCCTTCCAAACATCACATGTGCAACAAGTTCAACAATGAACTAGCGCACATGCAATACAGACAAGGGTACTTTTCCCCAACTGTGCATACTGGTTTACGCTAAGTGTGGCCCAACTGAACAGCAAAACAGGCACTGTCCTGCCATATAAAACAGAGTGACATAAGAAGACAGGTGATGCACCATATACGGAGGGCACAAGGCGTAATGTGGGTTCTGTCTCTGCCTTGTCTTGAATAATTGTACAAGAAAGGAGAGCTACGATTCTTTTACATGAAACAAGAAGCCGCTGGACTAACACTGTGATCTATAACAAGTTTAGAACTAAGAGACGTCCCTTGGTTACATTATTCTATCACTCCCAGCACTACCGTGTTGTATTGTATGGCATGCATAATCATTGATCAATAACAAACGCACAAATAGATGTTCAACCAAATAAATACGGAAAGCAATAGAAGCAAGTCGATGTGACATTGCTCACCTTGATCAATGCGGGACTCTTGGCAAACTCTGGACATGAGTCCATGAACTTCTTCAGGTCCAGATCTAGGTACTTGAAGACGAGCCATATGCGCTTCTCACTGTGGACAACATCGTGCAGCCTGCAAGAGAGGAATGGGCAAAGCTTCTCAGCATAGCAACAATGCAAACCATCTACTAACACTCACCCTATAAATAGATGAATAAATAAATAGCAACATCACTGGCAGTAGTAGCACATTTCATAGGTTCTAAATCCAGCATGTTCATTTACTGTTGCATAAAAGCGAAGGCCATCCATCCCCATCTCGACTTAATGCCCACTTAAATCAATCAAATGATCAATCAATCAAGCAGTTAATCCGAGCTAGTTGAGGCAAGCAATGCCCGAtcctaaataaataaataaatccgGAGCaggtaatgaacaaggtcaatgCAAACAAACTAACAAACGGGGGAGTAGGAGGGGGTGAGAGACAACGCACTTGACGATGTTGTTGTGCTGCATCTCCTTGAGGAGGGAGATCTCGCGGATGGCGGTGGAGGGGACGCCATCGTCCTCCTACTGGAGGCGGATCTTCTTGAGCACGATGGTCTCGTAGGTGGCCCTGTCGCTGATCTTCTACACGTTCTTGTGTTGCGCGCAAGAACACACACTTGAGAAGATAAGAACAAAAAACAAGATGAATGGGCTGAGCTACGTGTGGGGCGAGGTAAGAGTCACCAGAGCCGCACCATCGACGGAGGTGCCATCGCATCTGAAACCCTAGCCATGGGGACGTTGTCGGGGAAGGACGCACGCAAAAGGAGCAGCATGACCGGCCTTGAGGTCCGGCGCGTCGACGGCCTGCCTGGCGTCGGGAGCCCTCGCGGAGACGCCAGAGGAGGAGGCTGGTGAAGCAGCGATGGTCGGGATCGATTACAAGGGTGGAGTACGACGAACATGTCTGTCCCCTCCTCCGAGGAGACGATGGACCCCTCCCTACAGCGTGAGGTGGACAGCGGCCGTCCGGGGATCCCGCAAACCCTAGGTCGCATGCCGTCGTGGTCCGGCCAGCTCGACAGAGCAGCGCGCACCGAAGCACGCGCGTGCCGGCGAGCCAGTCGGCCGCGACGCCGAGGCTGCAGGGCGCTGGATGTGCTGCGGGAGGTGGAGGGAGGGCGGCGCGCATTGAAGCACGCGCTCTGGCGAGCCAGCTGGCCACGATGCCGAGGCTGCAGGGCACTGGATCTGCTGCGGGGGGTGGAGGGAGGGCGGTGTGCATTGAAGCACGCGTGTGCCGGCGAGGTAGCCGGCTGCGACGCCGAGGCTGCAGGGTGCTGGATCTGCTGCGGGAGGTGGAGGGAGGGCGGCGCGCGGATCTGGCATCGTCgggaaggggaaggagaggtgGCGGCACTGATCTGGAAGGGGAggagatctctctctctctctctccgcaTCGGGCACAgcggggtgggtgggtgggacaTAGCAGGTGTGTGTGGGTGGGTCGGTGGGTgggtggatggatggatggatgaggGATGAAAAGATGGATGGATGTGTGCCATGTCATCGATCCATggcacacatgtttccaccaatGATGATTAAGCTTATGCAATTTTTTTTCTCTTATATATTTTCTCATCCATACAATTAACCTATCCAATATTTGTTGCAAAAGGGCACCACTTCATTTTCAAAAATATTATACCATATTGACTAACTCGGGGAGGCTTCGTTGCAACTCCGGCGACCCCCGACGATATTACATCACAACACTGGCGGCCCGACAATGCTTCATTGCAACTCCGTCGGTCCGGACAATGTTGGATCACAGCACCGGCGGTCCGTGGCGATGCTATGTTGCATCATCGGTGACTATTGCCGCACCACCTTCTGCTGCAACCCCCGGCGACCTTGTGACACCATCCTCGTGTGCATGACCGGTGGCCACTACCCGGCAGCCTGTGGCGCCATGCACCATCGTCGAATAGCGGCCATCCCAGAAATGCTCAATGTCATGgtagatcaatggctttcaaccCAAATGCTCAATGTTATGGTagcattcatggcatagtttgttcaaataatctcacgttgtgcacaagggtgcatcttggaatcgaaaacaatgttgcctaaggaatttttcactttctttggacgaaaaattcatttttcattttgtgaatgcccaaaatgagttttttagtgacggacctaccatatatttgttgtaaaattggaccatatcatttttctaaaatattaggccatatttaatgcacaattgaccaaattgTGGGGtttcaaaagttttgatccacctctggtgaaaaagacaaatttctaccgattcagcaggaagcgggtcaaatttgaactgcaccTGCCTCATAGtatgctctttattttttccaaaaatatttTATAGGTGCatagtatctatttaatcagagaaacatcaaaatttttccaagattcaactactagctaggaacggtcattcccgccgttttgaccgcattttgaaacgggcataaaaaattcaaaaaaaatcaaaaaaatggaaaacaatcgcattgtgtcatcatatgtgaccaagtttctaggaaaaataacaaacttgtaatacgacaattattttaaaaaagtattctcagaaacgagctatcacgtgtggagatcaatgccTTTCAAGCCagatgatcaatcttatggccacattcatggcatagtttgttcaaatgatatcatattgtgcacaagggttcatattggaatggcaaacaatgttgcctaaggaagttttcattttctttggacgaaaaaaccattttccatttttcaagtgcccaaaaggaggcttttttgtgaaggacctcccaaataattgttgcaaaattggaccaaatcaattttctaaagtactaggacatatttaatgcacaattgacaaaatggttgggtgtaaaaagttttgatccacctcccgtgaaaaagacaaatttctgccgattcagctggaagcgggtcaaatttgaactgcagctgcctcacaggttgctatttattttttccaaaaaatcatttctaggtacagaagtatctatttaatgagagaaacaccaaaaatattccaagattcaaccactagctaggaacggtcattcccgccgttttgaccgcattttgaaacaggcataaaaaattcaaaaaaaatcaaaaaattgggaaaccttcgcattgtgtcattatatgtggccaagttcccatgaaaaataacaaacttgtaatacggcaattattttaaaaaagtgttctcagaaacgagctatcacgtgtggagatcaatggctttcaagccaaatgatcaatcttatggccacacatagtttgttcaaatgatctcatattgtgcacaagggtgcatattggaatggcaaacaatgttgcctaaggaatttttcattttctttggacgaaaaaaccattttccatttttcgagtgcccaaaaggaggtttttttgtgaaggacctcccaaataattgttgcaaaattggaccaaatcaattttctaaaatactaggacatatttaatgcacaattgacaaaatggttgggtgtaaacagttttgatccacctctcgtgaaaaagacaaatttccgccgatttagttggaagcggggcaaatttgaactgcagctgcctcatagtttgctatttattttttccaaaaaacaTTTATAGTTatataagtacctatttaatcataaatacatggtttggtggcgatacatcgaggtttgggcggtggccgagggccccaactctagagcgcgttgACATGCGTTCTAGgaggcctaggcatgtctagtgggttggccactccccaggtaggtgctaggaagaaattACAACAGAAGAATATCACGAGGAGACCGACCTATGCTCAaagatgaattagcagccaagtgtttgattggcagtacgggaaatgcacatagccaatgggcatgagttttggctgaggatgatcatctactaagaagAATGTGTTCGCAAATTTTCAgatcaaaaggaggatcctaggtggtacttgatTTGCAAATTACCATATTTGAcagaaatatgaatgttgaagctgggctcaaaataatgaatggattgagctaaaatttggtggaggatggttatttgggcattgGAAAGCAccgtagaaaattgataccatttggacatgccaaagtggtacttccttcacaatgctcttctatggacagaaacttggaaaaactagtgagagaaattggataaatgaaatgagctcaaatttggtgtaggtaagttacattgGTATGGTCATGCCTTGGTagattttcagatcatttgggtaagcctagctagtacttacttcacaaagcttctctcgaggtagaaactttggaaatttcctgagaaagatttacaAGGAAAATGGAGctaaatattatcatgtggcagtgatttgggtatggaagagtgactaaagagtttgagggtaataggaggggtctagataacacatagatgatttgactgagctgcaattttgAGGatggtgataatttgggcatatgaaggaactgtataaatttcatgtcatttcgatatataaaaaaggtacttccttcacaatgcttctaggtggacaaaaactttggaaatttgccgaggaagatttgctaggcaaatggatctgaattttgtcatgaggcaatgatttggataggaaagggTGCCCAACAATTTCGAGGGCAATCAAggatatataaatagcacttccttcacaaagagATGTTGTGaatagaataggaaaatgaatattgttgaattatttttgaacgagggaaggaaggatttttacatatttgacgaagacatgacccaaagaatttatgagattttttggggAATTTTTGGAATGAcggaaatataggttgcttcacaacctagggcaaaaattgacacatggacatgacacataggcaaaactgatgaggtggtgCCTAGTCATAGCAATAAGTACTAATGCATCCATGTTCACAACCTCATGACCATTTATATTGGTCGTAATCAGGTAGAAATAAGGTCATGGACCACTCTTGTCTACTTTGTGACCATTTGGTGTAAGGCAATTCAGGGTTTGAGCCCTTCCAAGCGAAATGGCCGTGGATTTATGACCAATTCAGCTAGGGTCACCAagagaaggtcactagttgacatatttcttgtagtgtgcatcaaggacataattcttctgtgcagcaatgaggataatcctcagatcacggatccagtccgcatcattgctactatcatctttcaacttagctctctctaggaacgcattaaaatttaagggaacggtagcacgggccattgatctacaacaacacagacatgcaaatactatcagttactaagttcatgataaattgaagttcaattaatcatattacttaagaactcccacttagatagacatccctctagtcatctaaatgatcacgtgatccatatcaagtaaaacatgtccgatcatcacgtgagatggagtagttttcaatggtgaacatcactatgttgatcatatctactatatgattcacgttcgacctttcggtctcagtgttccgaggccatatctgcatatgctaggctcgtcaagtttaacccgagtattctgcacgtgcaaaactggcttgcacccgttgtatgtgaacgtacagcttatcacacccgatcatcacgtggtgtctcggcacgacaaactgtaggaacggtgcatactcaaggagaactataagtgcatctagtgccacccctagttggttttggagtattgatgacaaacctagttgagggactaatgtgtttgtgagaattgcgggataacacaggtagaagtccctcattgattcggttttcctaccagagatgacccctaaaaatgtatgaagacattgaagtcaaaggtggtatgtgaagacattcacattgaagactatgacaagagaatacatcatgcgaagactatggagcgcgaagacttagttgtttcgtcattctttttcttcttcgttgAGTCATAgaaaccaccgtactgttaagtggagtccaagtgaaccagtcagaatgactgaagtgatgcttaaccaaaatcctttgtcttcgagcgaagactatgagagaaactcttatccagagttggataagtcagctttgcttgtagcccaagtaaagttgtcgtgtgtgtgtttgaaatctgaccgttggaacacgtgtcagttccttagtgacccagggtcattttggacaaatcaggttggtttgcctagtggctataaatagcccaccccctacaaccataaacggttggctaatcagagttagtgtacggcttttgtcatttgagagcaacccaccttgaagcctttgagagagaattccttgcaaggataaaatccctaaacacccagagccaaagagtgttaggcatcacttaagtcttcctgtctgtgtgatctgaagacttattacacttgaggactgtgaatcctccggccggttaggcatcgcgttctgagcatccaagagtcattgtggattgccggtgaacgaagtctgtgaaggtttagaagtctgccttgaagacttaccagagtgattgggtgaggactgggtgtccttagctcaaagggaataaggtgaagacacggtcttctgagttgaatctcagcctccctaaccagacgtacagttgtcacagcaactggaactggtccaacaaatcattgtcttcaacgagtcactggttctatccttcccatctctttatttacagttggtccttgtgaagtcactgtctgtttgcattatcttttgtcttcactgagtgactgcttgttctgattggcttcatactatcttcctacctgatctatactgcctagctgcctttagtcgttgtgctttcacttcattgaatacttgactatggcttgcttagtgtagtctaccttccgctgcatggtaataggtttatttctatcgattgtcttcgaaactcccatgtttcgaagactttcttaaaaatcgcctattcacccccccccctctagttgatcactagcactttcaagaacacttgtaccttgaaatttagtgagggatcatcttttgtcttcactgagtgactgcttgttctgattggcttcataatatcttcctacctgatctatactgcctagctgcctttagtcgttgtgctttcacttcattgaatacttgactatggcttgcttagtgtagtctaccttccgctgcatggtaataggtttatttctatcgattgtcttcgaaactcccatgtttcgaagactttcttaaaaatcgcctattcacccccccccctctagttgatcactagcactttcaagaacacttgtaccttgaaatttagtgagggatcatcttttgtcttcactgagtgactgcttgttctgattggcttcataatatcttcctacctgatctatactgcctagctgcctttagtcgttgtgctttcacttcattgaatacttgactatggcttgcttagtgtagtctaccttccgctgcatggtaataggtttatttcgatcgattgtcttcgaaactcccatgttttgaagactctcttaaaaatcgcctattcacccccccccccctctagtcgatcactagcactttcaattggtatcagagcaaggtactcccttgttctgtgtgattcggtttaaccacctagagttttagccatgtcgactgcagggataatcgaagtctccgctgcgtgcccagtcttcgatggaactgaatatccctactggaagaataagatgcgcatgcatcttgaagccattgatgtcgacctctggtatgtcgtcaagaatggcgttcccaaggctggtgaaggtgtcaccgctgctgatgtcaagaagttcgttcaactggactccacggccaagaacatcatctgtggtcatctgaccaaaggacagtatggccgtgtgagtgctctggaaacatctaagctagtctgggactggctctccaaggtcaacgaaggcgtctcaacccagagagatcaaagaattagtgtccttcgcaacctcttcaaccgcttcaagagaaacgacaatgagaatgttcagctcacgtttgatcgactcactgacatcacaaatgaacttcaagcccttagcgctactgagatcaccaagcatgaagtcgtcaagacactcctgagatcacttgacagctcatttgacaccctagccctgatgattcaagaacgtcctgacttcaagacactcgatccgtctgacatacttgaaaggctcaacagaCATGACTTTCatctttctgagaaaagagacatctacggtcccaactatgggcgaactcatgcCCTGAAGGCTAAAGTTGTCTCCTCGTCTGAataagaatctgacagcagttctgatgatcctaaagacactggaaaggagcttgctatgcttgtgaagaagttccaaaatttcaccaagaagaaaggcttcagaaagtcttcacgatcaagctcaaggaatgatgaagcttctgctcatgactacaagaagagaacatgccacaagtgcaagaaacctggccactacatctctgagtgtccgcagtgggacaatgagaacaagaagaagaagaagaagaagaaaaagaagaagaagaagaagaagaagaagaagagcaaggagtatgattctgacgacaagaagaagaagaagaaatactcaaaggcTTCTTCCAAGCcctcctcaaagtcttcatcacacaagaagagctcatctggcaaggctcgtgcgttcgttggcaaggaaatggtttcagaggaggagtccgcttctgaggaggtggaggtggagtctgaggaggagtccgattctggcgttgcaagtctggctacaacatacattgccaagtccatcttcaacactgaagacaatggcttcatcaccgacgccgatgcaaatgacaaggactacttcgctcccacctactgcttcatggcacgcggtgccaaggtaaacacacgcactactcactatcaaacatcctatgaagatgactctgattgtggttccaaacccagctacaaaacacttgctaaaattgcaactaaacaacagaaagctatggaacatattcaaaaactgttagacaaaagcgatgacctgttagacgctgaaatgactcgatctcagtccttaattgaagacataaaaaatcttcatgttaagtatgaggaacttgaaagttgtcatgaaacgctctcaacaactcatgaaaagctttcctatgattatcttcaaaggaagcaagatcttgagaaattgagagcggctcatgaagatcttcaaaaggaaaacgagtcacttcgcgccaaacagatcagttccgctcaggaaggatttgaaccaccatgtcttaaatgcattgagcgtgacaacgctacttctgttgctggatgttctactgctgctactattgcgatatcttcaactgttgatgtggtaactaacccctctactgaggataccactgctattgctgatgaaaatgctaggttgaagacattgcttgaaatagggatgtacaaaagtctcaaagggcatcagacactatgtgatgtcctcaaaaggaagatcctgaaccgaaaccctagtaaagagggtcttgggttcgaaaggaaaatgaatgctgatggctcttactagaaacctgagcagtacccaaaaaccacatgggttgctgcaaaggaaccttcagtggatccatccaccctgtcTGGATTCACTTGTACTAATCCCATttttattgatgaatcctttgatgcaaactataaactatttaagaatcagaatggtgaagtgttttccaggtatattggtactaactacaggaatgggccacctatgaaaaAAGTCTGGGTGCTGAAAAAGTggttggagaatcttcctgtgaatgtcgtcatgacaccacaagtgaagaagacaaacccgagaccacaggcttcatatggtccaaaggcttcatacagacaaaggactcacctgagtcgcactaacgcgaatgttttgcagggaaaccatgctcaggcctatgaatatgagcgcgtttcatcaaaccaccatgttcataagaccaagaactactctgcgtatatttatgagtactattgtccacctgcaagactatttgctagggctccaaagccaaagttcttagatgctgcacttagactcattgcttcgaagccacccttgaagatgtgggtggctaagaaagcttaactctcttttgcagggaagggtctccagccgaaaatcaaattcatctgaagctattgctggggaccttaaacatcttgtagggcgcaagatcaaatgcccaaatggtcttattatgtattttgatcctgaatcgcttgctacttgccctatcagtcctaacctcgatctaagatttcataatccacttgcttgtcaaatgtttatgcttcacaattctcttcgtgaagcctatccccctaactgcactgtagggtatgacaccagctgcttcagaatggattattgatagtgggtgtactaatcacatgactagcaagcgaagtcttctcatggactcaactttacgtccatctgacaagagtcacatcacatttgttgatactggtaaaagcaaggtattgggtctaggtagagttgcaatctcaagggatcaacacatggataaagtgatgcttgttgaatctcttagtttcaacttaatgtctgtctcaatgctttgcgatttaaacatgattgtgatatttggaaaatatcgttgccttgttctaatggaatctgacaagtctctagtctttgaaggatatcggaaagatgatttgtacgtggtagatttctcagcaggaccacggcttgccgtatgtcttctagcaaaagcttcagaatgctagctctggcatcggaggctagggcatgctggcatgaggaacttacacactcttgcaaagaagaaacatgtcataggcatcgaggatgtcaagttcaagaaggatcacttatgtggtgcctgtgaagcaggaaagatgacgagggccaagcatccctcaaagacaatcatgacaacgactcaacccttcgaactgctccacatggacctcttcggtcccactcactactcaactcttactactactgcttgtctctatggctttgtcattgttgatgattattcaagatatacttgggtgcatataatcctctacaagactgaagtgcaggatgtcttcagacgcttcgccaatcgagccatgaacaactatggcgtcaagatcaagcacatcagaagtgacaatggcactaaattcaagaacactggcctcgagacttatcttgatactttggacatcactcatgaattctcagctccgtacacgccgcagcagaatggcgtcgtggaacgcaagaacagaacacttattgagatggcccagacaatgctcgatgaatacaagactccaagaaagttctggcctgaagccattgatactgcaagccatatcatcaaccgtgtttatcttcacaagcttctgaacaaaacatcctatgagctccttactggtaagaagccaaatgtcagttacttcagagtatttggtgccaagtgctggatcaaggatccacatcacacttcaaaatttgcaccgaaagcacatgaaggttttatgcttggatacggaaaggactcgcacgcCTCCAGattcttcaacctctttcactataaagtggttgaaactgtggatgtgcggttcgatgagactaacggctcgcaaagagagcacttGCCAAATGTgttagatgaagttccatccagtcaAACCATCAAGCtcatgggaactggagaaatcataccgtctgaaactcagcctgaagaggaactcatcatctctacacctgatcaacctgaagacaatccttctaatgatgacaatgatcagcaagagcaaaatcttcatcctattcatcctcgtgttgcaaatgaagtacagattgagagaataattgatagcatcaatgcaccaggtccactcactcgttcaagggcaacacagctagcaaatttctatgggcacttcgcattcgtctcaatatctgaacccaagaaagttgatgaggccttcatggaacctgaatggattcaagctatgcaagaagagcttcaacagtttgagttgaataatgtatgggaactggtcaagtgtcctgatcctcgtaagcacaatatcataggcactaaatggatatatcgtaacaagcaagatgagcatggtcaagttgttagaaacaaagctcgtctcattgctcaaggatacactcaagttgaaggaattgacttcgatgaaacatttgctcatgtggctaggcttgaagctatacgcatactgctggcctatgcaaatcatcataacattcttctgtagcaaatggatgtgaagagcgcttttctcaatggcaagattgaagaagaagtgtatgttg belongs to Triticum urartu cultivar G1812 chromosome 7, Tu2.1, whole genome shotgun sequence and includes:
- the LOC125526034 gene encoding cell division control protein 2 homolog, with translation MQHNNIVKLHDVVHSEKRIWLVFKYLDLDLKKFMDSCPEFAKSPALIKTRRRPYARHQGAWCSQATNVGCSTSATQTTIELQVYEI